The proteins below come from a single Mya arenaria isolate MELC-2E11 chromosome 6, ASM2691426v1 genomic window:
- the LOC128238103 gene encoding alcohol dehydrogenase [acceptor]-like, translating into MELTGATRISLFLAVIAFIAYRYTSMKQTKLTVDNVNSTYDYIIVGGGSAGCVLASRLSEDPEIRVLLLEAGGEETGNINISIPVASPAVFNTAWDWAYHTTPQKNSGFSQLGGENRHFWPRGKGIGGSNNLNALQYVRGSRHDFDEWKELGCDGWGYEDILSYFLKSEDMRVDDLKNSRYHNSGGPLAVTKKSDSPLGKRFVNAGKQLGFKEIDYNGKEQIGFAESQINVKHGTRVSTVVAFLRPAMGRTNLHVVVNAHVTTVIIEKKLAKGVAFIKNNRKHVVSANKEVILCAGVIGSPHILMLSGVGPKQHLEKFNIPVILDLPVGLNMEDHIYSFIPTTINSSEGFTGPKAESISSIAQYMVFGEGPLSAPLLPGTAFIKSSTCETRYPDLQFHLMAALPISENARVLGYESEGLFPETWTDGLLMATILLHPKSKGSVSLKSNDPFDYPNIDPNYFDLEEDVRKMIEAIRKGIELLKTKPFAEIGADFSRLNVPHCSHNEFLSDEQLKCFIQHFAATLYHPTSTCRMGSLNDKTSVVDPQLRVKGIRNLRVVDASVMPHVTSGNTNAPTIMIAEKAADMIRGIYSVAELRRKLNKHDNVGK; encoded by the exons ATGGAGCTTACAGGTGCAACGCGAATTTCCTTATTTCTTGCTGTTATTGCGTTTATAGCATACAGATATACGtctatgaaacaaacaaaacttacaGTGGATAATGTAAACTCAACATATGATTATATAATTGTTGGCGGTGGTTCCGCCGGATGCGTGCTTGCATCCAGACTGTCGGAAGACCCGGAAATTAGGGTCCTGCTACTTGAGGCGGGTGGGGAGGAAACCGGAAACATCAACATATCTATTCCGGTTGCATCGCCGGCAGTCTTTAACACAGCGTGGGACTGGGCTTATCATACAACACCACAGAAAAACTCCGGATTCTCCCAATTAGGTGGTGAGAACCGACACTTCTGGCCACGAGGGAAAGGCATTGGAGGATCCAATAATCTGAACGCATTGCAATATGTCAGAGGGAGTCG GCATGATTTTGATGAATGGAAAGAGCTAGGATGCGACGGCTGGGGGTATGAAGATATTCTTTCATACTTCCTGAAATCTGAAGACATGCGTGTGGATGATCTCAAGAATTCAAGATACCATAATTCCGGAGGACCACTCGCGGTAACGAAAAAGTCAGACTCTCCATTAGGGAAACGTTTTGTTAACGCAGGAAAACAGCTAGGATTCAAAGAGATCGATTACAATGGTAAAGAACAGATCGGTTTTGCAGAAAGtcaaattaatgtaaaacatgGTACACGTGTAAGCACGGTGGTTGCATTCTTACGACCAGCAATGGGCCGAACGAATCTACATGTAGTCGTCAACGCGCATGTTACAACGGTCATAATCGAAAAGAAGTTAGCAAAGGGCGTTgcattcattaaaaacaatagaaaGCATGTTGTTTCTGCAAATAAAGAGGTAATTCTTTGTGCAGGCGTCATTGGTTCTCCGCACATTCTGATGTTGTCTGGCGTTGGCCCGAAGCAGCATTTAGAAAAATTTAATATACCGGTTATTTTGGATTTACCTGTTGGACTAAACATGGAAGATCACATTTACTCTTTTATTCCGACGACAATAAATTCCTCTGAAGGATTTACTGGACCTAAAGCGGAGTCTATTTCATCAATTGCTCAATATATGGTATTCGGTGAAGGACCCCTATCAGCACCATTGTTACCTGGGACAGCTTTTATAAAATCATCAACATGTGAAACCAGGTATCCTGATCTACAGTTTCATCTAATGGCAGCATTACCAATATCTGAGAACGCGAGGGTTTTAGGATATGAATCTGAAGggttatttcctgaaacatgGACTGACGGACTTCTTATGGCGACAATATTACTTCACCCAAAAAGTAAAGGAAGTGTATCGTTGAAAAGTAATGACCCTTTCGATTATCCAAATATTGATCCTAATTATTTTGATCTCGAGGAAGATGTTCGGAAAATGATAGAAGCCATAAGAAAGGGTATAGAACTGCtcaaaacaaaaccatttgcCGAAATAGGAGCGGATTTCAGCCGATTAAACGTGCCTCATTGTAGTCACAATGAATTTCTGTCAGACGAACAGCTCAAGTGCTTTATTCAACACTTTGCTGCGACTCTGTATCATCCGACCTCAACCTGCAGAATGGGTTCACTAAACGATAAAACTTCAGTGGTCGATCCCCAGTTGCGTGTGAAAGGCATCAGGAACCTCCGAGTGGTGGATGCCTCTGTCATGCCCCATGTTACTTCTGGTAACACAAATGCTCCGACAATCATGATTGCAGAAAAGGCTGCGGATATGATTAGAGGAATTTATAGTGTTGCTGAGTTACGCAGGAAGTTGAATAAACATGATAACGTTGGCAAATGA